Below is a window of Nitrospira sp. DNA.
GGTAGGAAGGAATCCATCCGTGCCTCTTGAAATAGGGGTTATGAATCATCGAATAACTGCGGGCAACCCCACCATCCCCAAATGCATCTTGGGCATTACAGATCCATTTGATCGCACCTTGAATGTGCTCATCAATGGTGCTGTCCTTCCCACTGCGGTCGCACAGGAATAGTTTTGCAAGGTCATAACTCAAAAATGAGCCATAATACTTTGTAAGCGCGCTGACGGCCTCAATGTTCACGACGTCTCCTCACAAGAAAAGAATGCCGATTTTAATTTTTGGACAGGTTCAAGCCCGAATGTCCTTAATCCATTTTAAGGGCCAACGTTATCCGCAATCGACTGTCACCTCACTTCATAGAGCACAGCATTTCCATTCTCAAACAGCTTTTTCCACAACAGCGGTGGATGTTCATAAAACTCGTGATTCTTGTATCCGGAGCTCTTGCTGAGCCACATCCCTTTGTTGATGTCCAGCCATCGAAGATATCTTGAGTTCACCATGACCAAACTCCCTGGCTGTATTTCTTCGATTGAATCTATCTCTTCAAAATCCACCCAAGCTGTGTGCGGCGGGTAACCACCGAAGAATTCAAGTCCTCTTAACGTAAGGAGGTCGGAGTACAAATGGCTGGATGGCTTAATCATGCCGCTTATAGCTCGAATTTCAGACGTCCATTTCAACGGTACCCGCTCTTGCCAATATAGGCTTGCTCCTCCCACGACAAGAACAAATGAAATTAATACCCCCCCCCAAAACCTTCGCTCTCTGTCTATCCCCTGCCCACTGCCATCTGGAAAGATCAGTTTCCCCAAGAACCCGGAGACGAGCAGTACGGACGGAAATATAACAGGATAAAAATATCGTTCAAAAAGTGGTACCGGAGAATAGGCAGCGCGGGAACTGGACGCAAAATTGAACATCAGCAGCAGCGTGATCAGCCACAGGGACGGAATAAGAAAAGCTCGATCTTTCCAATAGAACGCATGAAAACACGCGATGATTCCCAACAGAGGCAAGAAGAGAAATGCGCTGTTTAACAGTAAGAACTCCGGCCCTTTCATGAACAGTCGTTTCATCAGAGCGACTGTTCGACTACCGCCTTTCGGCCAACCAAAACTGCTCCCTTCCGTAAAAAAGCCATTTTGCCACTGGCCGTAATTCCTTTCGATCTCATCGAATCGGTATAACCAATTTCCCGTCAGATGATGATAAGCGACCATCTCTCCCACGAGAACGAGTATGGAGCCCAATGCTACTCCCATCCATAGAACCACAGCGGAATGCCAAGATCGTTTTAGACTCATTACCATGAAGACAGCACAGGTAAGAACGAAATACGATACCGTTTCTTTGCAAAGCCAGGATATCCCAAACGCCAATCCAGCAAAAAGACCCCCTGCGAGAAGAACTGACTTGTTTTCGATGAAATAGCGCGTAAGGGCAATGACAGCAATAACTCCGAGCGATGCAAAAACAGCCGCGGGAAGATCAGGATACAAAACTGTCGCATTACTTATGTCAAGTGGAACAATCGCATGGACAGCGGCAGCGATGAGACCAACTCGATGGTTGAACAACATACTCGCACAGAGATAGGAGAGCAGTATGCCCACGATAGAAAGCAACAGGGGATAAACTGCAATACTCCACTCACCGAAACCCCATAATCGAATTGCCCATGAAACAGGAGCAATGACTCCGATTCTTAAAGGAAACACCGCCGGCCCACTGTACGTACCGATGGCAAGCCGGTCTCCAGCCAATTCATAGGCAAACCTTGAATACTCGCCGTCGTCTAGTCCGACATAGCCCGCAAAGAAATAGACACGAAGACAAATTGCGGCAACGAATATCCCGAATAGAACCAGCGCATCTGTTCGAAGATCTCGGACAATTGAGTGCATCGCAACCACCACGCAACGTCACCGAGACGGTCACGGACAGGACTTTTTGCATTGAAGCGGCCCGGAGCCAAATCGACTCTCTAGCCTATAGAATGAAACCCATGATTCCTTAATATGAACCGCGTTCGCAAACTCGGCCTCACAAGAATGCCTTGCTTCACTCTTTGCAACAAAGGCAGATCAGAATGGTGGTCTGTGTAACAAACCGACGATTCAAACTCAGAGGAAGTTAAGATCTTTTCAA
It encodes the following:
- a CDS encoding glycosyltransferase family 39 protein; translation: MHSIVRDLRTDALVLFGIFVAAICLRVYFFAGYVGLDDGEYSRFAYELAGDRLAIGTYSGPAVFPLRIGVIAPVSWAIRLWGFGEWSIAVYPLLLSIVGILLSYLCASMLFNHRVGLIAAAVHAIVPLDISNATVLYPDLPAAVFASLGVIAVIALTRYFIENKSVLLAGGLFAGLAFGISWLCKETVSYFVLTCAVFMVMSLKRSWHSAVVLWMGVALGSILVLVGEMVAYHHLTGNWLYRFDEIERNYGQWQNGFFTEGSSFGWPKGGSRTVALMKRLFMKGPEFLLLNSAFLFLPLLGIIACFHAFYWKDRAFLIPSLWLITLLLMFNFASSSRAAYSPVPLFERYFYPVIFPSVLLVSGFLGKLIFPDGSGQGIDRERRFWGGVLISFVLVVGGASLYWQERVPLKWTSEIRAISGMIKPSSHLYSDLLTLRGLEFFGGYPPHTAWVDFEEIDSIEEIQPGSLVMVNSRYLRWLDINKGMWLSKSSGYKNHEFYEHPPLLWKKLFENGNAVLYEVR